The proteins below are encoded in one region of Coffea arabica cultivar ET-39 chromosome 4c, Coffea Arabica ET-39 HiFi, whole genome shotgun sequence:
- the LOC113739778 gene encoding protein LURP-one-related 8-like has protein sequence MTKVFPNATSFKEVDQPNQPLAIDHGGNLDGGPVVLTVWKKSLLFNCDGFTVFDAEGNLVFRVDNYMSGAKGEIVLMDASGKSLLTIRRKRLSIADNWLVFAGEEAVNPRFSVRKQVNFLNSRSLAQVSCLSCCDSGSPSSPCSSSSPKKKLVYEIEGSYKQRCCAVYDDKRRRVAEIKRKEAVGGLVFGLDVFRLIVLHEPGSRIESAVAMALVIVLEQMFGSSSYSPRALH, from the exons ATGACAAAGGTATTCCCAAATGCAACTTCCTTCAAGGAGGTTGATCAGCCAAACCAACCATTGGCTATTGATCATGGTGGGAACTTGGATGGGGGGCCAGTGGTTTTGACTGTTTGGAAGAAATCCTTGCTGTTTAATTGCGATGGTTTTACTGTGTTTGATGCCGAGGGAAATTTGGTCTTTCGGGTGGACAATTACATGTCCGGTGCTAAAGGAGAGATCGTTCTTATGGACGCGTCTGGCAAGTCTCTGCTAACCATCCGTCGCAAG AGACTGAGTATTGCGGATAATTGGTTAGTGTTCGCGGGCGAGGAAGCGGTTAATCCCCGGTTTTCCGTGAGGAAGCAAGTGAATTTCTTGAATTCGAGGTCACTAGCCCAAGTGAGCTGCCTCTCCTGCTGTGACAGTGGATCACCGTCATCGCCCTGCTCCTCCTCTTCTCCTAAGAAGAAGTTGGTGTACGAGATTGAAGGCTCTTACAAGCAACGGTGTTGTGCGGTGTATGATGACAAACGGAGGCGAGTGGCGGAGATCAAGCGGAAGGAAGCCGTCGGAGGGCTGGTCTTCGGGCTGGATGTGTTTCGGCTTATAGTACTACACGAGCCTGGCAGCAGAATTGAGTCGGCCGTGGCTATGGCCCTTGTTATCGTCCTGGAGCAGATGTTTGGATCTTCCTCCTACAGTCCAAGAGCCCTCCATTGA
- the LOC113739777 gene encoding uncharacterized protein produces MADLSSIDVILEILRRNNLTRTEATFRSELTNRPDLNGLIQKLVLEDKGLSMPSEEANGGKLVVQSLGVSSWGTGEVSKESSSRSSGEVSKELIVKEIECGTERNGSENKWKGVSNIGDKNKIDQSVGTSDKNFTFSKGSDDMVLDLYSWKYSHGNGPTVSYQNDVGSASANNFSGFQVHGKSKASLVEVFDSVKPNTKSGEEDASSSDKRAAWPVSTSKSTLELKNERNQDTDLKEVDPPHKGTGGSTKDDSVDYTWSRNDELSHPSSELWKDCSVKTILPFSKGDASSSYDGTVSVGDKREIKRKAEVNNIRAAIKEQVDEVGRSLYFGKAEGSEPKDFSALSFPHTPENQKEEFPRLPPVKLKSEEKPFSINWDGKYEIDGPGPKSTSAENTYFIGSFLDVPIGQELNTSGAKRPVGGSWLSVSQGIAEDTSDLVSGFATIGDGLSETVDYPNEYWDSDEYEDDDDVGYMRQPIEDETWFLAHEIDYPSDNEKGTGHGSVPDPQDRTQNKNDEDDQSFAEEDSYFSGERYFQSKNIDPVGPSDDPIGLSVAKMYRGNENDLIGHYDGQLMDEEELNLMRAEPVWQGFVTQSNDLIMLQDGKVLNDCVRPRLDDICLDDDQHGSVRSIGVGINSDAADVGSEVRESLVGGSSEGDLEYFPDQDIGIGMSRRAQHDSDKNYSETSNSGKKKLNKSNLDNFITLNDKGAYSQAKNHMDGGFSFPPPRDKELVQTSSGKAFWSKKGNTVMSDEADDCLVTNDDMLASWRRKSSESSPVKSSMDGNNANIAGSANSSPSSLSNYGYAETEHAKKEDDGIARARATEEDPGALLEDEEAIAVQEQVKQIKAQEEEFETFDLKIVHRKNRTGFEEDKNFHVVLNSVIAGRYHVTEYLGSAAFSKAIQAHDLHTGMDVCVKIIKNNKDFFDQSLDEIKLLKYINKHDPGDKYHILRLYDYFYYREHLLIVCELLKANLYEFHKFNRESGGEVYFTMPRLQSITIQCLEALQFLHGLGLIHCDLKPENILVKSYSRCEVKVIDLGSSCFETDHLCSYVQSRSYRAPEVILGLPYDKKIDVWSLGCILAELCTGNVLFQNDSPATLLARVIGIIGSIEQEMLAKGRDTYKYFTKNHMLYERNQETNRLEYLIPKKTSLRHRLPMGDQGFIDFVAHLLEINPKKRPSAAEALKHPWLSYPYEPISS; encoded by the exons ATGGCGGACCTGAGCTCTATTGATGttattctggaaattttgagaaGGAACAATTTAACTAGGACTGAGGCCACATTCCGCAGTGAGCTGACAAACCGGCCTGATTTGAATGGGTTAATTCAGAAGCTTGTGCTTGAGGATAAGGGGTTAAGTATGCCGTCAGAAGAAGCAAATGGGGGAAAGCTAGTTGTGCAAAGCCTAGGCGTGAGTTCTTGGGGTACTGGGGAGGTTTCAAAGGAGTCGAGTTCACGGAGTAGTGGTGAAGTTTCAAAGGAGCTCATTGTGAAAGAGATAGAGTGTGGGACAGAGAGAAACGGGTCTGAGAACAAGTGGAAAGGTGTTTCTAATATTggggacaaaaacaaaattgatcAATCTGTTGGAACAAGTGACAAGAATTTTACTTTTTCTAAGGGTTCTGATGATATGGTGCTTGATTTGTATTCATGGAAGTATAGTCACGGTAATGGCCCAACTGTGTCTTATCAGAATGATGTTGGAAGTGCCAGTGCAAACAACTTTTCAGGGTTTCAGGTTCATGGGAAATCAAAGGCGAGTTTGGTTGAGGTTTTTGACAGTGTCAAGCCTAATACAAAATCTGGTGAAGAAGATGCCTCTTCTAGTGATAAGAGAGCAGCTTGGCCTGTAAGTACCAGTAAGTCAACTTTGGAACTGAAGAACGAGAGAAATCAAGATACTGACCTCAAGGAAGTTGACCCACCGCACAAGGGAACTGGGGGATCCACTAAAGATGATTCTGTGGATTACACATGGTCTAGGAATGATGAACTCTCACATCCATCTTCAGAACTGTGGAAAGATTGTTCAGTAAAGACTATTCTCCCGTTTTCCAAAGGCGATGCATCATCCAGTTATGATGGTACTGTTAGCGTTGGTGACAAAAGGGAAATTAAAAGAAAGGCAGAGGTCAATAACATTAGGGCAGCAATAAAAGAACAAGTGGATGAGGTAGGAAGATCTTTGTACTTTGGGAAGGCCGAAGGGAGTGAGCCAAAGGATTTCAGTGCCTTGTCTTTTCCTCACACTCCTGAAAATCAAAAGGAAGAGTTCCCTAGGTTGCCACCTGTTAAACTCAAGTCAGAAGAAAAGCCCTTCAGTATTAATTGGGACGGGAAATATGAAATTGATGGACCTGGCCCAAAGTCTACAAGTGCTGAGAATACGTATTTTATAGGGTCGTTTTTGGATGTTCCAATTGGACAAGAACTTAATACATCAG GAGCGAAGCGGCCTGTTGGAGGTAGTTGGCTATCTGTAAGTCAGGGCATTGCTGAGGATACTTCAGATCTAGTGTCTGGTTTTGCAACTATTGGTGATGGATTGAGTGAAACTGTTGACTACCCAAATGAGTACTGGGACTCTGATGAATATGAAGATGATGACGACGTTGGCTACATGAGACAGCCTATTGAAGACGAGACCTGGTTTTTGGCACATGAAATTGATTATCCTAGTGACAATGAAAAGGGAACAGGACATGGGAGTGTTCCAGACCCTCAAGATAGaacacaaaacaaaaatgatGAGGATGATCAATCATTTGCAGAAGAGGATTCCTACTTCTCTGGTGAGCGGTATTTCCAGTCAAAAAATATTGATCCAGTTGGTCCTTCTGATGATCCTATAGGGTTGTCAGTGGCCAAAATGTATAGGGGAAATGAGAATGACTTGATTGGCCACTATGATGGACAGTTGATGGATGAAGAGGAATTAAACTTGATGCGTGCAGAACCCGTCTGGCAGGGttttgtaactcagtcaaatgatCTTATTATGTTACAGGATGGGAAAGTTCTGAATGATTGTGTAAGGCCAAGATTAGATGATATTTGCCTGGATGATGATCAGCATGGATCGGTCAGATCTATTGGAGTAGGTATCAATAGCGATGCAGCTGATGTAGGCAGTGAAGTGCGGGAGAGTTTGGTTGGTGGTAGTAGTGAGGGGGATTTAGAGTACTTTCCTGATCAAGATATTGGTATTGGAATGTCCAGGAGAGCACAGCACGACTCAGATAAGAATTATAGTGAAACATCAAACAGTGGCAAAAAGAAATTGAATAAGAGCAATTTGGATAATTTCATCACACTTAATGACAAAGGTGCATATTCACAGGCAAAGAATCACATGGatggagggttttcttttcccCCTCCTAGAGATAAAGAGTTGGTCCAGACAAGCTCTGGGAAAGCTTTCTGGTCAAAGAAAGGTAATACTGTTATGAGTGATGAAGCAGATGACTGTTTGGTAACAAATGATGACATGCTTGCTTCATGGAGGCGGAAAAGCAGTGAGTCTTCACCTGTGAAGAGTTCAATGGATGGAAACAATGCTAACATTGCAGGATCAGCAAATTCTAGCCCGTCGTCACTTTCAAATTATGGTTACGCTGAGACAGAGCACGCAAAGAAAGAAGATGATGGAATAGCCAGAGCAAGGGCAACGGAAGAAGATCCAGGTGCGCTACTGGAGGATGAGGAAGCTATAGCTGTGCAGGAGCAAGTTAAACAGATAAAGGCACAGGAGGaagaatttgaaacctttgatcTTAAGATTGTCCACAGGAAAAACAG GACGGGCTTTGAGGAGGACAAAAACTTCCATGTTGTTTTAAATTCAGTCATTGCTGGGCGGTATCATGTTACAGAGTATCTTGGTTCTGCTGCATTTAGTAAAGCTATTCAAGCTCATGACCTTCACACTGGCATGGATGTCTGTGTGAAGATTATTAAGAACAACAAAGACTTTTTTGATCAGAGCCTGGATGAAATTAAGCTTCTCAAGTATATTAACAAGCATGATCCTGGTGACAAGTACCATATCCTCCGGTTGTATGATTATTTCTACTATCGT GAACATTTGTTAATTGTCTGCGAACTTCTCAAGGCTAATTTGTACGAGTTTCATAAATTTAATAGAGAATCTGGAGGGGAAGTTTATTTTACTATGCCAAGACTCCAG TCAATTACCATCCAGTGTTTAGAGGCACTTCAGTTTTTGCATGGTTTGGGCCTTATACATTGTGACTTGAAGCCTGAGAATATTCTTGTCAAGAGCTACAGTAGATGTGAGGTGAAGGTCATTGATCTGGGAAGCAGTTGTTTTGAAACGGATCATCTTTGTTCCTATGTGCAATCGAGGTCCTACCGTGCACCTGAGGTCATTTTGGGCCTTCCATATGATAAAAAGATTGATGTCTGGTCTCTTGGTTGCATTTTGGCAGAACTGTGTACTGGAAAT GTCCTCTTTCAAAATGATTCTCCTGCAACTTTACTTGCTCGAGTTATTGGGATTATCGGATCCATTGAACAGGAGATGCTTGCCAAAGGACGAGATACGTACAAATACTTTACAAAAAATCACATGCTTTATGAGCGGAATCAG GAGACCAACAGACTTGAATACTTGATTCCGAAAAAGACATCCTTAAGGCATCGGTTACCAATGGGGGATCAAGGTTTTATTGACTTCGTAGCTCATCTGCTTGAAATAAACCCAAAGAAGCGCCCTTCAGCCGCAGAGGCTCTAAAACACCCATGGCTATCATACCCTTATGAACCAATATCATCTTGA